In Kazachstania africana CBS 2517 chromosome 11, complete genome, the DNA window ttttttttcactctctgcccaaaaaaaaaagtctCAGCAGGCTGCcgggcaaaaaaaaatggattaCTCACATCTTATATTTGAAGTCATCGAGATAACGAGTGTAAACCATTACTAGCGATAGAAGAACTAATCGCAAGCAGCTATGTCAGGCACCATCAAGATTCAGCCAAGTTTGGAACACTTGGAACAGTTAGTCGAGGAAAATAATGGATCTTCCGTTAATATGTATCCAATTTATGCATTCTTACCATCTCTGTATTTAACTCCGCATGTCGCTTATTTGAAGCTAGCTGACCTGAACAATCCTGATAGATCAGAATCTTTCCTTTTGGAAAGTGCCAAGACGAACAATAATCAACTAGATCGTTATTCTTTCATCGGTATCAAACCAAGAAAGATTATAAAGACCGGTCCAACTGAAAATTTGGAGGTCGATCCACTTATCATACTGGAAGAGGAACTAAAGGACAAAAAACTGGCTGAAAATATTCCTGGTTTACCTAATTTAAGTGGTGGAGCCGTAGGTTACATCTCATATGATTGTGTCAGATATTTCGAACCAAAGACTAAGAGACCGTTAAAAGATGTTTTAGAAGTTCCAGAAGCATATTTAATGATATGTGACACCATTATCGCCTTCGATAACGTCTATCAAAGATTCCAAATCATCCATAACATCAActtgaatgaaattgaatcgCTCGAGAAAGGTTACGAACAAGCTTCCGAAATTATCAGTAAAATCATCGAAAAATTAACAGATGAGTCGGAACCAGTTCCATATCCTGCTCAACCTCCTATCAAATTAAAtcaatctttcaaatctaATATCGGTCAAGAAGGCTATGAAAACCATGTAAAGACTCTAAAGCAACATATCAAGAAAGGAAACATCATTCAAGCAGTCCCTTCACAAAGGGTCGAAAGGCCAACCTCTTTACATCCATTCAATATCTACCGTCATCTACGTACAGTCAATCCATCCCCTTATTTATTCTACATTGACTGTCTTGATTTCCAAATCATTGGTGCCTCTCCAGAACTTTTATGTAAGTCAgacaataaaaataaacttaTTACACATCCAATTGCTGGTACTATAAACAGAGGTAAAACcacagaagaagataacAAACTGGCTGACGAGTTAGTGGGTTCTTTAAAAGATCGTGCGGAACATGTCATGTTGGTCGATTTGGCAAGAAATGATATTAATAGAGTATGTGACCCATTAACTACAAATGTCGACAAACTTCTAACTGTAGAAAAATTCTCTCACGTTCAACATTTGGTCTCTCAAGTTAGTGGTACTTTAAGACCAGATCAAAACAGATTTGATGCCTTAAGATCTATTTTCCCTGCAGGTACCGTAAGTGGTGCTCCTAAAGTTAAAGCAATGGAATTAATTGCTGAATTAGAAGGGGAAAGACGTGGTGTCTACGCTGGTGCCGTTGGTAACTGGTCATATGATGGCAAAACAATGAACACATGCATCGCTCTTAGAACAATGGTTTACAAGAATGGTAGTGCTTTCTTACAGGCAGGTGGTGGTATTGTTTTTGATTCTGACGAATatgatgaatatattgaaacCATGAACAAAATGATGGCTAATCACAATACCATTGTTGAAGCTGAAGAAATCTGGGCTTCGAAAGTCGGTTCTGTTTAATTCAGAATACTTAAAGTAaaatctttatatattgacttaaactttttttattatagaaatgaataaaatgaaCGTTTTTTATTAACAAATGTTGAATGCGTTATAATTTACAGAAGCGATATaccatatatatagtagaatattataaatatcGTAAAACgtcaaaatattgataaatgatgatgttgaaatatcaaatccaataaattgatgattatgaaatgagaaaaataagatgaagtacaaaaaaagaaatactCGATGCATCATGAGTAACTTCATTTCCTATATTGTTCACGGAAATACTTAGCAGCAGCAACCATATTGGTTAATGATTGTCTGGTTTCTTCCCATCCTCTAGTTTTCAAACCACAATCTGGATTAACCCAGAATTTTTGAGCAGGGTAGGTTTTCAAGATAGTTTCAATCTTGGTAATGAATTCCTCCTTTGATGGGACTCTTGGGGAATGAATATCGAATAAACCTAAACCAATATGATTTGGGTAGTCTCTGAATTCGGCAATGTAACCAGCATCATCCTTCTTAGAGAATTCAATGGAGACAACATCAGCATCTAAAGCCTTAATATGGTTTGGATCTAAATCAGAGTAACAGAAATGGGAGTGAATTTGAGTCTTGTTCGTGACACCAGAAGTAGCAATTCTGAAAGCTTCAGCAGCCCAGACTTGGTAGTCAGATCTTTCAGCACCTGCTCTTAATGGTAAACCTTCTCTGATGGCTGGTTCATCGACTTGAATAATCTTAATACCAGCGGCTTCTAGATCGTTGACTTCGTCTCTCAAAGCTAAGGCTAATTGGTAAGCTTGAGTCTTTTGGTCAACGTC includes these proteins:
- the TRP2 gene encoding anthranilate synthase TRP2 (similar to Saccharomyces cerevisiae TRP2 (YER090W); ancestral locus Anc_7.375), encoding MSGTIKIQPSLEHLEQLVEENNGSSVNMYPIYAFLPSLYLTPHVAYLKLADLNNPDRSESFLLESAKTNNNQLDRYSFIGIKPRKIIKTGPTENLEVDPLIILEEELKDKKLAENIPGLPNLSGGAVGYISYDCVRYFEPKTKRPLKDVLEVPEAYLMICDTIIAFDNVYQRFQIIHNINLNEIESLEKGYEQASEIISKIIEKLTDESEPVPYPAQPPIKLNQSFKSNIGQEGYENHVKTLKQHIKKGNIIQAVPSQRVERPTSLHPFNIYRHLRTVNPSPYLFYIDCLDFQIIGASPELLCKSDNKNKLITHPIAGTINRGKTTEEDNKLADELVGSLKDRAEHVMLVDLARNDINRVCDPLTTNVDKLLTVEKFSHVQHLVSQVSGTLRPDQNRFDALRSIFPAGTVSGAPKVKAMELIAELEGERRGVYAGAVGNWSYDGKTMNTCIALRTMVYKNGSAFLQAGGGIVFDSDEYDEYIETMNKMMANHNTIVEAEEIWASKVGSV